Part of the Desulfuromonas thiophila genome is shown below.
CTCGGCCAGCCAGGCGCTGGTTTGATAGGGGGTCAGCTCCATGATCGATTCATTCCGATAGTCGAGGGATAAGCCCAGTTCCTGCCCCATCTGGTTGAGCGTGCCTTGCACCGAGCGGTTGCAGTCGTTGTCGCAGACCAGCGGGGCCAGCCATTTTTCGGCGGCCTTCATGTGCTTGTCTTCGGCGCCGACCTTGAGCAGGGTATTCATAAAACCGTCCTGAAAGAACCAGTCCAGTTCGGCGAAGTCGGCCTTTTTCAGCGCCGGGACAAAGACCGGGAAACGGGTGGCATCGTGAACGAACAGCACGCACTGGCGGCGCTGCAGCAGGATCAGGTTGGCGTGCCAGTCGCCCAAGGGATTGGTAGCGGGATCGCGCACGAGCGAGAGAACAGGTTTCCGGCTGCGCAGGCGACCATCTTCCAGTAACGGCAGCTTGGCCAGCAGCTTTTTGGTGCAGTGCAGGCGAATCATACGACCTCCGTGACCCGTTTCTCGGCATCGGGGATGCGGAGTTGGCCGGAGAGGAGTTTGGGAAGGAGGGTGTCACGGAGTGTTTCCAACCACCTGTCCTCTTTACGCAGGTCAACATGGCGGTCAAGTAGCGGCTCAACAAAAGAGGTACAGGCGTCTAGTATCTCACCAGCAGGGGCAACACATTTCGCCTGACTAAGATGTTCTCGCTTAATATGACCCATCGTAACAGCTTTGTCGGCGGCAATACGCTGAAACTCTTCAAGGTGGTGTTTCGTGTAATTGTAGAAATACCATTTCGGATAGGTTGCCGATGTTACCTTAAACAGATGCTGGTTTAGAGCAGCCCTTCCTCCGCACCAGATGTCTACCAACAAAGAGCCTGACCATGAAAAAACAACATCTCCATCATCAATAATGCACTTGGGGGTAATCGTGGGAGAGGCTTTTTCTTCACCATCGGCAAAGCCTTTTCTCAGTTGTGCAATCTTAACGACCGGCAAAAAGTCATCCTCGTTTTCGGGTCTAAACTTCTGCAAAGCCAACCCATTCTGGTAGTGTGCGATTTCATCGAGCGACTCAACCTCCCACCCCTCAGGAATCCACCCCATCTCATCACTGAAAACAAAGCTGCTCGGGAACTGCTTTTGAACCGCTTCAGGGAGAGGTTTGCGCTTGTCGCCAAGGGCGGCTCGCACCTCGGCCCTTGCTTGCAGTTCATCGGGGATGGGTTTTCCTACGGCAAGGGCGTTGTCGATCACCGGATCGAAATCGACAAACCAGCTCTTGATGTAGCGGAACCGGTTCCCTGGACACAAGTTTAGCTTACGCCGCCTGACGGATTTCATCAGGTGATCTGAAGCCGTTTTTCTCAACACGCCATTCGCTGTTGTAAAGCTCCACGAAGGTCTTCACGGCTTCGCGAACGTCGGTGATGTTACGGAAAACCCGGCCATAGATGGCCTGCTCTTTCAAGGT
Proteins encoded:
- a CDS encoding DUF6933 domain-containing protein — its product is MIRLHCTKKLLAKLPLLEDGRLRSRKPVLSLVRDPATNPLGDWHANLILLQRRQCVLFVHDATRFPVFVPALKKADFAELDWFFQDGFMNTLLKVGAEDKHMKAAEKWLAPLVCDNDCNRSVQGTLNQMGQELGLSLDYRNESIMELTPYQTSAWLAERPSSIKGQGYVWPGREMLALLWPDGKGNHND
- a CDS encoding integrase core domain-containing protein → YLSDHFQNQIKFWGITPSFAFVAEPQTNGVAERFNRTLKEQAIYGRVFRNITDVREAVKTFVELYNSEWRVEKNGFRSPDEIRQAA